In Bradysia coprophila strain Holo2 unplaced genomic scaffold, BU_Bcop_v1 contig_350, whole genome shotgun sequence, a genomic segment contains:
- the LOC119079958 gene encoding serine dehydratase-like: MDKFDLSVYKIAVETPLIESVPISQYTPNFNVHLKLENTQPCGSFKQRGIGLRCLKAKEAGYTKVISSSGGNAGLAVARSARVLGLAATVVVPLTTNQHAISLLKEQHAEVIRHGSVWNEAHEFALKLVDEQSSIKSCYVHAFDDPVVWEGHSSMVMEISNQLTNQPKAIVLSCGGGGLLIGILEGIKKLNWYDTEVIVVETHGAHSFNLMTESGGKRARLDKITSRATTLGALEVAPRLVDDYWQNQFRMTSVLVSDEESIEAITNIVDQHRMLVEMSCSASVAAIYNGSVEKLLKSKNIASGDIVVILCGGSGINMQVLNELKSISKL, translated from the exons ATGGACAAATTCGATTTATCCGTTTACAAAATAGCAGTTGAAACACCGCTAATCGAAAGTGTACCGATTTCACAATATACACCCAATTTTAATGTTCATCTGAAACTAGAAAATACTCAACCTTGCGGTAGTTTCAAGCAACGAGGTATCGGTCTACGATGTTTGAAG GCTAAAGAGGCTGGCTACACAAAAGTGATTTCGTCGTCCGGTGGAAATGCGGGTCTTGCTGTAGCGCGTTCGGCTCGTGTTCTTGGTCTCGCAGCTACAGTAGTTGTACCACTTACAACTAATCAACATGCTATTAGCCTCTTGAAAGAACAACATGCGGAAGTGATACGACACGGTTCTGTCTGGAACGAAGCCCATGAATTTGCTTTAAAACTAGTTGATGAACAGAGCTCCATAAAGTCGTGCTATGTTCACGCATTCGATGATCCTGTTGTCTG GGAAGGACATTCTTCAATGGTTATGGAAATATCAAATCAGCTTACGAATCAACCAAAAGCAATAGTTTTGTCATGTGGTGGTGGAGGACTTCTGATCGGTATTCTTGAAGGCAtcaagaaattaaattggtACGATACTGAGGTGATCGTTGTTGAGACTCATGGAGctcattcatttaatttaatgacGGAATCTGGAGGCAAAAGAGCTCGTCTAGACAAAATAACAAGTCGTGCGACTACATTGGG TGCGTTGGAAGTAGCACCTAGGCTTGTGGATGACTATTGGCAGAATCAATTTCGCATGACTTCTGTACTTGTGAGTGATGAAGAAAGTATTGAAGCGATTACAAACATTGTCGACCAACATCGTATGCTTGTTGAGATGTCGTGTTCGGCATCAGTGGCTGCTATATACAACGGATCTGTGGAGAAGCTACTCAAATCAAAGAACATAGCTTCAGGTGACATTGTCGTCATACTTTGCGGCGGGTCGGGTATAAACATGCAAGTATTAAACGAATTGAAATCGATAAGTAAGTTATAG